gtgctcagtatgcatctcttaatgaatcaggccctccgtGTTTACAGAGAGCAGGTGTTGCATATTTTTCCCAAAATAGAGTGTTGGGAAATCGTGTTGAGCATTGTAGATCCTGCGTGAATGTTAGTATATATGTACTATGTCCACCCATGGTTCACCTtatacctcaccaaccgctccttctctgtatccacttctaattcattctccccccccccccccccttcctgtaggagtcccccagAGATCTgctcttggccctctactcttttcgctgtacactactgtgacaggatggaccacctatgccccCATCTGTTGGGTTGttgggactggctgggcttgtcTTCCTACCATTCCCTTCCTTTCTCACAGATGCACCCTCTAACTGCAGCAGGAGAGGTTTAAGctgctgccatcactggactccttagctgcattcttctgggtaactgttgctgctagtatACCCTTCACTAGGCACCTGGGCTGGCactgtaataccctgcaaatcacaggtatattactggaTGCACTCATTCACAACACTACAGATTCCCAGAGTGCCTCTAGGAACTATAGTGCTCCTTTTGCACTAGATCCCCTCTACTTACTGTACCTGCTGTCTCTTTACCtattctgctccaacttcactgtactgtGCTATGCATGGAGCTCTGGTATTATTCATTTACTGTTCCACAGCTCCAAACTATTTCTCTTTGTAACTCTCCCCCATTACCATCACACAGCAGCAGCTTACATCAGTCCAAGGCACAGGCCAGTGCTTGTCTCAGAGATACCACCATCGATGAAGCATCAGCCACTGCTTGGtctctcctcctctgttcctAATTGCTTTGCTGCCATGTTCCTCTTGGTTCTCCTGTCCCTCACCTCTGGGCAAAGCTTTAATGGGCAGTCACTGTTgtcatcttctcccttcagcAGCAGGTGACAGATGGCATAGCAGCAGAGGTGCAGGTATTAGTGGGTGAAGACAACTGCAGTAGTGATGTACgtgttgtgtgtggggggggtcagACAGACCAGAGCAGCAGCTTGCAGTGCAGGCCACGAGAAATAGAGGGTTATTACTTTAGGTAGTGTAAGTCAGCGGTGGGAAGGTGTACTTATGCTGGGGTAACTGTTCACCATgcaggtgataaaaaaaaaaaaaaaaaagacgaagCTAACCATGAAGTTTCTGCAAACTGCAGAACTTACATCGTGATCGCTGCAGGTGGCATTATTAGAAGACATACTCCATTGCATACATTTTAGAGACACAGGCAAATCCTTCTGGTCTTACTAAACTGTTACTTGATGTTGTCATTCTGCAGCCAGTGTTGTAGAACTGGTGGCCATTACAGTCAGTACTAGTTCTTTCACCTGGGAAGAGGCCCACGGCCCATTAAACAATCATACAGCAGTCAGACCACATTGAGCAGGAGATTATAGCATCCATGAACTTGGTCCTCCAGCATATGATAGGCACATGAGCATTCccatttgggggaaaaaattgtCAATACACACACTCTATAGAGTCATAAAGACCTAAAAATCTTGTCCTAGATACAGAGGAGACCTACTACATATTTATAGTTAAGAAAGAAGTTAGTTTTCTCCCCCATTTCACATTACAGGGTAGGTTGTGTTGTACAGTGGACAGATTTctgaataaatccattttaattCCATTCAGCCCCTTTGGCATTTTTCCCCATTTTATTTTTAGTCAGCTGTAAGGGAAAATGAAAGTACCAGACCTCAGGGAAACACAAGGGGGCGCTCAAACACACGTGAAGACAGACCTGAGACAAACTCATCTCTTGCGTCTGCAGCATTCCTGCTTAGTGTAAATGTTCCAGAGTTATTCCCGGACTGCTGCAAAGTAAAACACTTTCACTCACACCGGTAAGACGACACTTCTCAATGTACTTTTACTGGATAATGAAGGGTGTGATTATACCTTGGTGTCACAAGCCCTTTAAATGCACCAGTGATACGGAGATTATTTTCAATCGTAAAAATGGCAAGGCACCAGAAAGAGGTCAGACACAGCAACCAGTGGCAGTCTTTCTGGTAGGACGAATGTTACCGTATTCACCCTAATGTACAGGAGATTAAAGTGATACGAGTAGCCCGCTGTCCCAGGAAAAGACAAACACAACTCTAGACGACAGTCTTTAATTTATTACACATTCTAAATCACCCACACTCCTCCTATACACCAATGGGGCACTGGACATGAAAATTTGGGACATTAGACAGTACGGATGTGAGCTAAACCGTGTGAGAAGGGTACGTTCTGTGAAGGGAAAGAGTTAATGCTTGGCATTGATGATTTCAACAAATTCCGGCTTCAGTGAAGCTCCTCCGACCAGGAATCCATCGATATCGTGCTGAGATGCTAATTCCTTGCAGGTGCCCCCAGTGACTGATCCTaggacagggggaaaaaaaataataatcttataGCTGCACTTTAATACAGCAAGACACAAACTGCCCGTATATTGTATGCTCTAATTTATATAAGCCTCAGtcacaggtcaggattacacaagGTAATAAATGGTTGCCTTTTGCAGGGTTTACAGATTAAATACTCTTCCCATCCTACACACATCTGTGGGcaatacggtggctcagtggttagcacttctgcctcacagcactggggtcatgagttcgatccccgaccatggccttatctgtacagcgctgtggtattagtggcgctatataaatagctagtGATCCCTCTTTCATATCAGAGGTGATCCAGCCAAACCATTGCCATTTTGGCTAGGCCAGATCCCGCTGAGGGTCCAAGAATGGGGTTAGTCCCACCAAATTTGGTATTATTTTGAGGGATAGTAATTTAAGCAAGGAATAGAAAGGAAGAATCTTGTCTTGGTTACAGTTAGACTTTACCTCCATAGATAATGCGGGTGGATTGGGCAACTTGTTCAGATACGTTGGTCTTCAGCCAATCACGGAGCTTAATGTGGACCTCCTGAGCCTAAACGGGACATGTTTAGAGTTAGAGACAGCAAAAGATCATATGATGCAGACATATAACAAGGACCATGGACGTGGAGATAATGACACATTCTGGATCTCATGAATGAAGAGACAGGGTGAAGTTATGGAACATGGGGTTTGTGGTCACAGGGGGAACAGAACTAGTTATCACCATTAGATTATCTGTCTCAGACATGATAAACAATCTATAGCCAGTACAATGCAGTAGGTGAAACACTGGAGGATATGAAAACTGTTCTACAGAGGTTGATGTTATCAAACGCATCCAGATTCACTGGCTTTTTGTTTTCTAAACAAGAAAAATGAGAAGCCACCTTTTCTAGGCGGTAACCAGGAAGTTTTTATACCACTGTCAGTCTGGGCTCAGCGTTATGAAAGACTAGTACTCACTTGCTGGGGTGTGGCAGTCTTGCCAGTACCAATAGCCCAGACGGGCTCGTATGCCAGGACAACCTTGCTCCAGTCCTTAACATTATCTGCGAGAGAAAAGACTGAATTACTGCAGGATACAGCACTGTATGACATAGGGAGTACATGTAGAAACTGCTGCGCAACATAGTacaccctcccccctccaatgccccCTACTGGCTACAGGTGGGATCAGCTCATGGCTAATATCAATGCTAGCCAACACCTAGCTGCCCACCAGACAGGAGTCACCAGGGAAACTCACCTGCAATGAACTTGGTCTGCTCAAACACGACTTTCTCTGTGATTCCAGCTTCCCGCTGGTCCAGCTTCTCCCCGATACACGCAATAACACCCAGGCCCTCAGACAATGCATGAGCCACTTTCTGGCCAATCAGCTGTACAGAATGGAGATTAAAGTCAGGACAgcccaatattatttaaaaaaatgctgaTAAGTaaagtgttgactcttctttccATCTCAAAGAGCAGATTTACCACATCCCACTGTCCTTCTAGTGATAAAAATCTAACATAGGGCAAAAAGATCAGTCGATAATCCTGGCACGTCACTTGTGCATTTGCACACCAGGGCGTGAAAAGATGTCTACACAGAACATTAATAAtggttacctaggagactgcaagctcAGTCTTCCAACAATATGCTGTAGAATAGAGAGGCTCTAACCTCGTAGATAGATGTTTCAAATAAAAATGGTCACAGATGGGAGCTTCATAGTACACAAGTTGCAATATCTAAAGTGTCTCTATTTGCTCTTGTAATATTTACTACAGGACCCCTTCATTCAAGAGACAGGTTAGACCATGATCTCACCTCATCTGTCTCCAGAAAAACGTGTCGCCTCTCGGAATGTCCAAGGATCACCCAGGTAGCACCAACATCTTTGATCATAGCTGGGCTGGGCGAAACAATGATTGTATTAGTACAGGTTACAACACACAGTGTAAGGAAAGAACAACTGTACAGATCTATACCTGATCTCTCCAGTAAAAGCTCCTGAAGCCACTTTATAACAATTCTGCGCAGCTACTGCAATTTTAGCGTCCAGCTTCTGTCGTGCAAAGTCCAGGTAAGCGGTGGGAGCACCGCAGACCACATCTGCAGGATTCaaggaagaaaaattaaatgtgaatcatatattgaaggGGTGAAGTTATATGGTTACTTCAGAAACATTCTATGTAACAAGACCAATAATGATATCGTTATACACCTAGACCCCTTGTGTGCTCCCCCCCAGGAGAAACACATTGGTTATATTGCACTGTACAAAGGTTATCCTTATATGAAAGGCATGCACACAGCGGAGGAGACGGGGAATATGGAGAGTAGAGGGGACAGGTGCTAGTGATCAGACACTGCCAGTTGGCTGCATTTACCagccaagtaagtaccatgtccTGCTGATGCTAGGGAAGGTTGTGAGGGCCGGTTATTTGCAGAGTGAAGGAGATCACAGGCTTCAGGTATCCACAACTTTGATTTCCATAAGTTTTAAAGTTTCAGAACAGGATAAAACCAGGGGGAGAAAGCAAATTGGTGCACTTGGAAGTTTGCATAAGACACAATTTCATCCATAATCGGACAATTGCTCGTCCTTTTCTACCTTGGAAACCCCAAGTTGCTACGGGATACAGCACCTTTTTAGCAGTTGCCCTTGCAACAGTTTTTCAAAATATTCCCAGTTGAGTTTGTGGTGCTATTACCATATTCATTTAACTGAAGAAAGGCATTAAATCCTTACCTACAAGACACGAGTTGGTGAATGTTTTACGAGAACACAGTATCAGAGTAATCACAGACTCCTGTTCCTCTCCGTATAACACCTGCATTACTAACCCCTAGCTACTCTTCAGTTGCACATCTTTAAACATCACCAGTGCAGTGGTTTTGTAACTTTGATGAAACTTAAGACAAAAACATCCCTCATTGTGTATTCTGTGTAGCTATAGAAACTAGTGCAATAAAGAGACCACTACTCAGTATATAACTACCCAAACTGTGCCCGGGGCATGCTAATGCTTGTACATTGCAATGAAGCACCATCCCTAGAGGGCACTCTGAAGCCAGGCATCATGTGCAATGCATGAAGGGTGCCACGTAAATGCTCGGAGAGCTGCCTCAAATTCTTATTTTACAGATATAACTTAGGAGAGGGGCagtacccagaatgcattgcacACAATGCCAGGGAGAGGTGCAGCGCCCAGAATGCATTGCACACGATGCCAGGGAGAGGTGCAGCGCCCAGAATGCATTGCACACGATGCCAGGGAGAGGTGCAGCGCCCAGAATGCATTGCACATGCCAGGGAGAGGTGCATTCTGGGTGCTGCACCTCTCCCTGGCATCATGTGCAATGCATTCTGGGTGCTACCCCTCTCCTAAGTTATATCTGTAAAATAAGAATTTGAGGCAGAGGCAGCTCTCCGAGCATTTACGTGGCACCCTACTGTGAGACCTCCATAGATTCTAATATAATCCACACAGAAATATTCCCAGCACTATAACGAGGACCTGACACGATTACGAGGCTATCCACGTTTGGACAACCCCCCATTAATATCTGGTACTGCATACAATAAATAGAGGGCCCCCCAGAAACACAGTCCTGGATTGTCTTATTGTTTACTGCAGTTCACATCAATCACTCCTGGCTTCAGATAACTGGGGAACCTCCAATACACAGAAGTAAGGGCACCAATTTCAAGTTTGGCTTCCAAGACTGAATGATCCCTTATTCAGAGATGTATTTTCATAGCCAAATGCAGTAAAACCATTAGATAATCCTCTCAGCAATCCTGTAAATAGAGGTCACTAATATCCAAGTATCTACACTACAAGTCAGCTCTGTGGGTGTTGGAGCCGCCCCCCCCCAAATATCACTTGTGCTGCCACTCACCCATATCTAATCATAgcatttctcagtcatatttggGTAGGGTGATAACCTGAGCAcctaatcatttaaaaaaaaagttggctCCTATAGTAACAGTATTCGGCATTTGAGCACAATGTGGTTAAGGACAATGATGTCATACAACGCAGTCTTGTCTGGGAactcagaggggggggggggggggggcacagttgGGGATGCaggttcaataaaaaaaaaaacccaaaaaaacccagatatagatatgtatattccTGTATATAATATGCATAAATGAGCTCAGACATCaccacttcagtgttcatttggGGACTGTGCTAATAATGAATAAAGCCCTCCCTATAAGTCACCACAGATTTCTCtgatctttaaaaaaataaaaatggatatgGTCAGCGATTTAATATCCATGTAGTTTAGATCAGTGTAGTTTTATCCATATACACAGACACCAGGGATCCTTACACAAGTACAGTACAGCTATATGCAGACCAAGGACAGTAATCCCCCCTACACCAGGCTAATATTAGACACCCATAGCGTTTATTTTGGGCACAGGAAAAGGTTAAGAGTCACGACCTTCACACCATGGGCAAGTACAGAGTGGTTTCaaaggtcagagctgtttttagGACTATTCAGCTGTCACAGGCAGGCCGGGTTAAAGGTCACTTGAAAGACTATCAGTCTGTCTGGGCTGATCTGTGCTCAGTAACCGAGTGATGCAACCTTCACCCAGGGGCAGAGAGGACAAGAAGCGGAGGCCTGAGGGGACCTGGTGCAGAGAAGAGGGGAGAGATCAGCAGAGCGAGTACAGCCACATTGCTGCATGCATGTGGGCAGGGCCCAGCTACTGTCTCTTTAAACCTGTCACTGTGCTCACAGGCACGTCCACGTTCTGCAGAGACAGCCACCTCCGCCAATAGGCAGCATATACACATGATTCTACTCCCATCCTTCTGCACTGCATTCTAGGCCTTATATCTCCCTGGTCCCTGCATTCTTACTCCTGTGCCTCTCCCTTTTGGCTTTTGCATCCCTTATAATTCATTGCACTGAATTTTGGGCTATACCTAATTGGATCTAGTTACAAGTCAGCATTCTGCATCTCTTGCCCTCTTTGCAATTGCAATGCATCCTGGGCCATCTTACTGGCTCCATCTACAATCCGGCCCTGTGTGGCTGTGGTTTGGTGCTCAGTACACTGCATACCACATCTTTCTGCCCAATTACAGTGCACTGGATTGTATTTGTAATCCATTCTATATGGGAAATGCATTCTGTTTGTTTAGACCTGATTAGTCAAGTGTTCAAGGACATTAAGGTCACAGGAAGATGTATCACATTTGAGGGGCAGTATATCCTATTAAAACATCCTAGTTTAAAAGTCACATAGGCCTTTGCACATGTAGACAGTTACATGTGTGTACTTCACTGAACACACATTTCTGTGGTCAAAGGATTACTTAATGTTCAATATACTTAGTAACCGGAAATACAGTTTCTTACAGAATCATTCAACCATTAACCCTCTTCACTGCCAAATATGTGAGAactcttcattattcatcatctatttatatagcgccaccaattccgcagcgctgtacagagaactcattcacatcagtccttgccacattggagcttacagtctaaattccctaatacacacactcaaacagacacacagacagagagggagactagggtcaattttgatagcatccaattaacctacagtatgtttttggagtgtggaaggaaaccggagcacccggaggaaacccacgcaaacacagggagaatatacaaactccacacagataaggccatggtcgggaatcgaactcatgaccccagtgctgtgaggcagaagtttaATGCACTATAGTCACAGGTAATGCAATCTAGAGCCAATTAGTGAGTTTCTAACATGAGATACCAGAACAATCagtacagttattttttttttttgaccctGTCAAAGGGGCATCGTTACATTACTACTGGCTTGTCAGTCAGTGCCTCCCCTTCCCATCGTACATCTACTAATGTTGAtttatatcagatatatatatagaaagcatCCATAGCCTCGCTGAACAGGTTATATGAAGGGCAGATGATTGCTTCACCATTACCCAGTCCATCGATTTGCACTAAAATAGAAAGACCCTGCCCACCATCAATACAGCGGTTCCGGATGCAAATTACCAAGCTCCGAAGGGCCCAATTAGCCAGCATTTGCCCTTGATGCAATACAGAGTGTATTGGTCGGCATGCATTGTGACACCAAGTCTGCAAAAGGGACCAAACAGGAGATTGAACGCCCGTTATATCGGTTACATGGTAATTCTGCAGCCACTGTACTGTCCCCACCACTGAACTGGATCAGTGGCTGTTAGTAAATAGACACCTTCACCTACCTGTAATGATGGAAGCCTGACATTATCCGGCTAATTACAGCTTATTTGGGGCCACACACAAACTAGGGCTGGTGGTCTAAAAACCAGAACTGGTTTTAAGTCCCAGACTGACCCTGTACTTAAATCAGCAATTAATAAACATTATAGAACTATGTAGGGCTGGCAAACATAGTTGGCTGTTGTACAACCACCTTTATGAATAGTTATCATGTACAATTTATTTATCATAGCAAGTACAACACAGATTGACAGGTAATATTACATAGAAATCAATACTATTTAAATTGATCAGGATACAGGTTCAATTGGCCAAGTCACTAATCATACACACAAAGCATTCCAGGCCAAATAAGAATCATAgtattaatacaataataattacatttatcaggGTACAAACAACCAGTCCACCTTATAAGTTACTGTACTGATGAGATTATAGATACAATAATCACCATCAATCTGGATATTGAtagaatagtaaaataaatacaatgatcACTGTATTGATAGAATTCTAACTGCACTGAGCAGGGATATACCTAACTAGTCAGCCAATAAACACTGCGGATCAGGGCTCAGATACAATAATCTCATGGCTAGTTACTTTGACAATAGGCTAGTAATTGCACTGATCAGGATACACATTGCCATATTGATCAGGGTAGGGATGCAATAATCACTATTGATCAGGACTTGGATACAATAATCATAGCTAATCACTTTATTGATAGGCTAGTAATTGCACTGATCAGGACACACATTTACATATTGATCAGGGTATGGACACCATGATTAGATATTGATCCGGGTATCGGTTCTCCTACCTGTCTCCGCGTTGAGCTTAGCGCTGTTCAGGGTGGTGATCAGCTCCCCCAGGCTCTTCTTGTTACCGTTCATCTTCCAGTTTCCCCCCACGAAGAACTTCCTAGGAGACATGGC
The nucleotide sequence above comes from Mixophyes fleayi isolate aMixFle1 chromosome 6, aMixFle1.hap1, whole genome shotgun sequence. Encoded proteins:
- the TPI1 gene encoding triosephosphate isomerase, encoding MSPRKFFVGGNWKMNGNKKSLGELITTLNSAKLNAETDVVCGAPTAYLDFARQKLDAKIAVAAQNCYKVASGAFTGEISPAMIKDVGATWVILGHSERRHVFLETDELIGQKVAHALSEGLGVIACIGEKLDQREAGITEKVVFEQTKFIADNVKDWSKVVLAYEPVWAIGTGKTATPQQAQEVHIKLRDWLKTNVSEQVAQSTRIIYGGSVTGGTCKELASQHDIDGFLVGGASLKPEFVEIINAKH